One Deefgea tanakiae genomic region harbors:
- a CDS encoding GspE/PulE family protein: MSAPSRNKLPLGELLVSKGIITDDQLRIALLEQRRSGIPLGKLMVSLGFASENVLREALSENLGQESVDLSRVIADVQTIRLVPKEMAKRLLVLPIGLNLATRRLTVAMANPNNLVALDQLRLQTKDQFEIETLLAAESDIVRAIDQYYGFELSIDGILREIETGEIDYASLANAEAEYSQPVVRLIDALLADAVTRGASDIHFEPEQSFVRIRYRIDGVLRQIRALHKTYWPAMVVRLKVLATMNIAETRAPQDGRISLTLSGRPLDFRVSAQPTTWGENIVLRILDRQKGLVPLEELGLTDENLDALRLMIARPEGIILVTGPTGSGKTTTLYSILNHINSVAVNIMTLEDPVEYPIPQIRQTSVNEVSKMDFANGIRSMMRQDPDVILIGEIRDKDTAEMAFRAAMTGHQVYSTLHTNSAIGALPRLLDIGVLPDILSGNMIGIVAQRLVRTLCTFCREEYSPDDFEKRLLQIDTSSNARIYRAVGCPKCEHQGYRGRMTVIEILKLDADLDELIARRATMREIREHALAKGFKPLAVDACRRVLEGRTTLDEIARVVDLTDRVG; this comes from the coding sequence ATGAGTGCGCCGAGCCGCAACAAGCTACCACTCGGTGAGCTACTGGTTAGCAAAGGGATTATCACCGACGATCAATTACGAATTGCTTTATTAGAGCAACGCCGCTCAGGGATACCACTCGGTAAGTTAATGGTGTCGCTGGGATTTGCCTCAGAAAATGTGTTGCGCGAAGCGCTGTCTGAGAATTTAGGTCAAGAAAGCGTTGATTTAAGCCGCGTCATTGCCGATGTGCAGACCATACGCTTGGTGCCCAAAGAAATGGCTAAGCGTCTGCTGGTGCTGCCGATTGGCCTCAATCTCGCGACCAGGCGACTCACAGTGGCGATGGCCAATCCCAATAACCTCGTCGCGCTTGATCAACTGCGTTTGCAAACCAAAGACCAGTTTGAAATCGAAACGCTCTTGGCGGCAGAGTCCGATATTGTTCGGGCGATCGATCAGTATTACGGATTTGAGCTGTCGATTGACGGGATTTTGCGCGAAATTGAAACGGGTGAAATTGATTACGCCAGTTTGGCCAACGCCGAAGCAGAATACAGCCAACCCGTCGTGCGTTTAATTGATGCGCTGCTGGCCGATGCGGTCACGCGCGGCGCATCCGATATTCACTTTGAACCCGAGCAATCCTTTGTGCGGATTCGTTATCGGATTGATGGCGTATTGCGCCAAATTCGCGCGCTGCATAAAACCTATTGGCCGGCGATGGTGGTTCGCCTCAAAGTGCTGGCAACGATGAATATCGCCGAAACACGCGCGCCGCAAGATGGGCGGATTTCACTGACATTATCGGGGCGCCCTTTGGATTTTCGGGTTTCGGCGCAGCCGACGACGTGGGGCGAAAATATCGTTTTACGGATTTTGGATCGACAAAAAGGGCTGGTGCCACTTGAAGAGTTGGGCTTGACCGACGAAAACCTCGATGCACTGCGCTTAATGATTGCAAGGCCAGAAGGCATTATCCTTGTTACGGGGCCAACGGGTTCTGGCAAGACAACGACGCTGTATTCGATTTTGAATCACATCAACTCGGTTGCTGTGAATATCATGACTTTGGAAGATCCTGTCGAATACCCCATCCCGCAAATTCGGCAAACCTCGGTCAATGAAGTCTCGAAAATGGATTTTGCCAACGGCATTCGCTCGATGATGCGGCAAGATCCAGATGTGATTTTGATTGGTGAGATTCGCGATAAAGACACCGCCGAAATGGCATTTCGCGCCGCGATGACCGGCCATCAAGTGTACTCAACGCTGCATACAAATTCTGCCATCGGCGCTTTGCCGCGTTTACTCGATATTGGCGTACTGCCAGATATTTTGTCCGGCAATATGATCGGCATTGTCGCGCAACGCTTGGTGCGTACGCTGTGTACGTTTTGTCGAGAGGAGTATAGCCCTGATGACTTTGAAAAACGGCTCTTGCAGATTGATACGTCAAGTAATGCTCGGATTTATCGCGCCGTAGGTTGCCCAAAGTGTGAGCATCAAGGTTATCGCGGCCGGATGACGGTGATCGAGATTTTGAAGCTGGATGCCGATTTGGATGAGCTGATTGCGCGACGCGCCACGATGCGCGAAATTCGTGAGCATGCCTTGGCAAAAGGGTTTAAGCCGCTGGCCGTTGATGCTTGCCGCCGTGTTTTAGAAGGTAGAACAACGCTGGATGAAATTGCTCGTGTGGTCGATTTAACGGATCGGGTTGGCTAA
- a CDS encoding oligosaccharide flippase family protein: protein MRPLLANSAVGVAVFDARLRSNIFALYLVQGLNYVVSFVTFPFLLVQLGTEGFGVMNYAFAAIQYGVLLTDFGFNLSAVRDVAQVRDDPKAAARIFWRVTWAKTALMVTSSLILLVLTFALGSWQAHADVFLWSQLYILSSVLFPIWYFQGFEKLQLASGLMVFARALTLGFLLLWISGPEDVALAVILQATPQILAGLLWWFTGWGVAKPEWVKIHYSELKESLKASWPFFLSAISTSLYTTSTTVLLGLFSVPMQVGLFAAANKLVYIAQGLIGPLVQATYPRIAQLAVTDKPAAIRLINKAFYIQGAVGLAMTLALALALPLFTPLSVAWFGADFSLSRAFLALSNSQEVMYWLSPVILLGALSFVYGQQTLLVFGFERYFARVLIAAGILNVALMCWWVPGSNVGGVRAAQSVLTVELFIVLAFWWRARQIVRDTITQDKS from the coding sequence ATGCGGCCATTGTTGGCCAATTCGGCCGTAGGGGTTGCTGTGTTTGATGCGCGTTTGCGTTCTAATATTTTTGCCTTGTACTTGGTGCAAGGACTTAACTATGTCGTTTCATTTGTTACTTTCCCTTTTCTCTTAGTGCAACTGGGGACCGAAGGTTTTGGCGTCATGAACTACGCCTTTGCCGCGATTCAGTACGGTGTTTTGCTGACCGATTTTGGTTTTAATTTGTCCGCTGTGCGCGATGTGGCGCAGGTGCGCGACGATCCCAAAGCCGCTGCTCGAATTTTCTGGCGTGTCACGTGGGCGAAAACGGCGCTCATGGTGACATCAAGTTTGATTTTGCTGGTGCTGACGTTCGCATTGGGTAGCTGGCAAGCGCATGCTGATGTCTTTCTGTGGAGCCAACTCTATATTTTGAGTTCGGTTTTGTTCCCTATTTGGTATTTCCAAGGTTTTGAAAAGCTGCAGCTCGCTTCTGGCTTGATGGTGTTTGCTCGCGCATTGACGCTTGGATTTTTATTGTTGTGGATTAGCGGCCCAGAAGACGTTGCGCTGGCGGTGATTTTACAAGCCACGCCGCAGATTTTGGCTGGCCTGCTGTGGTGGTTTACAGGTTGGGGCGTGGCCAAACCAGAATGGGTTAAAATTCATTATTCAGAATTAAAAGAATCGCTCAAGGCGAGTTGGCCATTTTTTCTATCGGCGATTTCAACGAGTTTGTACACTACCTCGACGACGGTTTTGCTTGGCTTGTTTTCTGTGCCGATGCAAGTGGGCTTGTTTGCCGCGGCCAATAAATTGGTCTACATCGCGCAAGGCTTAATCGGCCCCTTGGTGCAAGCGACGTATCCGCGGATTGCACAATTAGCGGTCACCGATAAACCCGCAGCAATTCGCCTCATCAATAAAGCTTTTTATATTCAGGGCGCGGTCGGTTTGGCGATGACGCTGGCCTTGGCGCTGGCTTTGCCTTTATTTACACCGCTCAGCGTGGCGTGGTTTGGCGCTGACTTTTCCTTATCTCGTGCATTTCTCGCCTTGAGCAATTCGCAAGAAGTGATGTATTGGTTGTCGCCGGTGATTTTGCTGGGGGCGCTTTCATTTGTATATGGTCAGCAAACTTTGCTGGTTTTTGGCTTTGAACGCTATTTCGCCCGCGTGTTAATCGCGGCTGGGATTCTGAATGTCGCCCTCATGTGTTGGTGGGTGCCGGGTTCAAATGTTGGTGGCGTTCGTGCGGCGCAAAGTGTATTGACCGTAGAATTATTCATCGTGCTGGCTTTTTGGTGGCGCGCGCGGCAAATTGTTCGTGACACAATTACTCAAGATAAATCCTGA
- a CDS encoding glycosyltransferase family 2 protein produces the protein MPFVSFLLPCFNAEQFLQATLDAISAQTFKDFECIAIDDGSTDATHAILLQHAKKDPRFVVISRKNRGLIATLNEAIRVAKGEWLARIDADDICTPDRLDKQLARVIETGADVCGAWVRFIGDRSGIWQTQSTDASIKAGLLFNSTLAHPTVMLRASLLKDDAYDASAIHAEDYALWCKLAQRGAKFTGVAEVLLEYRCHAGQITQSKKDQLRATAQKIRLDYARHALPLPLQPVAAEFAELAEPGRILTVTECRSLFTIYLQLAQLWPTSRPALAEAWLDTLQRTQGVNAGMLFDTFSIKAKLAIPDSERPKWRKQLIRMLVSDRVWQVLKRGQ, from the coding sequence ATGCCCTTCGTCTCTTTTCTATTGCCGTGTTTTAACGCCGAGCAATTTTTGCAAGCAACGCTAGACGCAATCAGCGCACAAACATTCAAAGATTTTGAATGCATTGCGATTGATGACGGCTCGACGGATGCAACGCACGCCATCTTGCTGCAGCATGCCAAAAAAGATCCTCGATTTGTTGTGATCAGTCGTAAAAATCGTGGATTGATTGCGACTTTGAACGAGGCAATTCGCGTCGCAAAAGGTGAATGGCTGGCGCGAATCGATGCTGATGATATTTGCACGCCAGATCGTTTGGATAAGCAGTTGGCGCGTGTCATCGAAACGGGCGCGGACGTCTGCGGCGCGTGGGTACGGTTTATTGGCGACCGATCTGGCATATGGCAAACTCAATCGACCGATGCCAGCATCAAAGCGGGATTGCTATTTAATTCGACGCTGGCGCATCCAACCGTGATGCTGCGGGCGAGTTTACTCAAAGATGACGCCTACGATGCGAGTGCGATTCACGCCGAAGACTACGCGCTGTGGTGCAAATTGGCGCAACGAGGCGCGAAGTTCACCGGCGTTGCCGAGGTCTTGCTTGAGTACCGCTGCCATGCGGGGCAAATTACGCAGTCGAAAAAAGATCAACTTCGCGCTACCGCGCAGAAAATTCGTCTTGATTACGCAAGGCATGCGCTACCGTTGCCCTTGCAACCCGTTGCCGCTGAATTTGCAGAATTAGCTGAACCGGGGCGAATTTTGACCGTCACTGAATGCCGCAGCTTGTTTACGATTTATCTGCAATTGGCGCAACTCTGGCCGACCAGCCGTCCCGCCTTGGCTGAAGCTTGGCTCGATACTTTGCAGCGTACTCAAGGTGTTAATGCGGGTATGCTGTTCGATACATTTTCTATCAAGGCAAAGCTGGCAATACCTGATTCGGAAAGGCCAAAGTGGCGTAAACAGCTGATTCGGATGCTAGTGAGCGACCGCGTTTGGCAAGTATTAAAGCGGGGCCAGTAA
- a CDS encoding type II secretion system F family protein — protein MRFVYRAADGQGKVQQGQIEAANMADLELRLGRLGMTLIHAKSSNSDLFGRRKISRRELITFTFHLEQLTRAGVPLLEGLADLRDSIDHPVFREVIANVIEDIEGGSLLSQALAAHPKVFDVVFVNLIRAGEASGELAEVLKNLTESIKWQDELIAQAKKVVMYPAFVAVLVFCVVCFLMVYLVPQLVDFIKSMKQEVPLNTQILLWISDFFVHFWWLIILAPPSVFFFIRWRVKTDPAFRFKVDGWKLRVPPVGSILHKIILARFANFFALLYGAGIPILDCIRITQGIVNNTVIADALQRVEAQIREGQGVSASFERVGMFPPLVLRMLRVGENTGQLDHALLNVSYFYNRDIKEAIERVQALVEPTMTVILGLILAWIMSSVLGPIFDTISKLR, from the coding sequence ATGCGCTTCGTTTATCGTGCTGCCGATGGTCAGGGCAAAGTTCAGCAAGGGCAAATTGAAGCCGCCAATATGGCCGATTTAGAGCTGCGGCTCGGCCGACTGGGTATGACGCTGATTCATGCCAAAAGTAGTAATTCTGATCTATTTGGTCGCCGAAAAATCAGTCGTCGTGAACTCATTACCTTTACTTTTCATCTTGAACAATTGACTCGCGCCGGCGTGCCCTTACTCGAAGGGCTCGCTGATTTGCGAGATAGCATTGACCACCCCGTTTTTCGTGAAGTGATTGCCAATGTGATTGAGGACATCGAAGGCGGTAGTTTGCTGTCGCAAGCATTGGCTGCGCATCCCAAAGTCTTTGATGTGGTGTTTGTGAATTTGATTCGTGCGGGTGAGGCCAGCGGTGAATTGGCCGAGGTACTTAAAAACCTAACCGAATCGATTAAATGGCAGGATGAGTTGATCGCGCAAGCCAAAAAAGTCGTTATGTACCCCGCTTTTGTGGCTGTGCTGGTGTTTTGCGTGGTGTGTTTTTTGATGGTGTATTTGGTGCCGCAGTTAGTCGATTTTATTAAATCAATGAAGCAGGAAGTGCCGCTGAATACCCAGATTTTGCTGTGGATTTCGGATTTCTTCGTGCATTTTTGGTGGTTGATTATCCTCGCTCCACCCTCGGTTTTTTTCTTTATCCGTTGGCGAGTCAAAACTGATCCGGCTTTTCGTTTCAAAGTAGACGGTTGGAAATTACGCGTTCCGCCCGTGGGCAGCATCTTGCACAAAATTATACTGGCGCGGTTTGCGAATTTTTTTGCGCTGCTCTATGGCGCTGGAATTCCGATTTTGGACTGCATTCGAATTACGCAAGGTATCGTCAACAACACGGTGATTGCCGATGCGCTGCAACGCGTTGAGGCACAGATTCGCGAGGGGCAGGGCGTGAGCGCCAGTTTTGAGCGGGTTGGCATGTTCCCGCCGCTGGTGCTGCGGATGTTGCGCGTGGGTGAAAACACAGGGCAACTTGATCACGCTCTGTTGAATGTTTCGTATTTTTATAACCGCGATATCAAAGAAGCAATCGAGCGGGTGCAAGCCTTGGTTGAGCCAACGATGACGGTCATCTTGGGGCTGATTTTGGCGTGGATTATGTCGTCGGTCTTGGGGCCGATTTTCGATACGATTAGTAAACTTAGATGA